GAAAACAAATGAAAACTTTGCGTAGAGACTTCTTGAAGATCGCTGCGGTGGCGGCTTTGGGCTGGGGAGTCCGCCCAGCTTCCGAGCTGCTTGCTGCCGGAGGAGGGACGGCAAGAGAGGGACTGCTTTTCGCATCCCGGCATGCCGTTCACTCCGGACCCAATGCTCTCAAGGCTTCCCGGTGGGCCATGGTCATCGACACCGCCAAGTTGACTGATGAGATAGTTGCGGACGTGACAAACATTTGCCACACGACACATAATGTTCCTAATATTCCCGGTAGTCAGAACCTTAAGTGGATCTGGGAAACATCAATGGAGCATCTCTTTCTGGACAACCATCACGAATATCAGCCCGAGGCCGGCGCCAAATCCGCCCTGGCCTTGTGCAACCATTGTGAGAATCCCCCCTGTGTGCGGGTATGCCCGACCAAAGCCACGTTCCAGCGTGAAGACGGCATTGTCATGATGGATTTTCATCGTTGCATCGGCTGTCGTTACTGCATGGCCGGATGTCCCTACGGTTCGAGGAGTTTCAACTTCAAGGACCCGCGTCCGTACATTGAAAAGGTTGATCTTGATTACCCCACCCGTACCAAGGGCGTGGTCGAGAAGTGTGAATTCTGTGCCGAGCGCCTGGCTGAAGGGAAAATGCCTTCGTGCGTTGAAGTCTCCGCAGGAGCCATTACTTTCGGGGACCTGGATGACCCCGA
The window above is part of the Deltaproteobacteria bacterium HGW-Deltaproteobacteria-18 genome. Proteins encoded here:
- a CDS encoding 4Fe-4S ferredoxin — translated: MKTLRRDFLKIAAVAALGWGVRPASELLAAGGGTAREGLLFASRHAVHSGPNALKASRWAMVIDTAKLTDEIVADVTNICHTTHNVPNIPGSQNLKWIWETSMEHLFLDNHHEYQPEAGAKSALALCNHCENPPCVRVCPTKATFQREDGIVMMDFHRCIGCRYCMAGCPYGSRSFNFKDPRPYIEKVDLDYPTRTKGVVEKCEFCAERLAEGKMPSCVEVSAGAITFGDLDDPESNVRQLLAERFSIRRSPYLGTKPCVYYLV